TCGTGGCTACATGCGAGATAAGGGCGATGGCTCCGATTTGGATCCGGGCGATGGGCTCTATTATCACGTAATGATGCAGATGAATACGCAGAACCGCACGACCGAGGCTGTTCCGCCAAGTCGTATTTATAAGGAGCTGCGCCGCTACGTAGAGCGCGGAGCGACTAAGTATGCGATCATCAACGTGAGCGGCATCCGTCCCGCAGTGATGTCGGTCGAAGCGATCAATGATTTCATGTGGGATGCAGAACCGTTCTTGGAACAGTCGCCTGAAGCAGCACAGCGCGAATACCTCGAAGATTGGTATGCTCAGACGTTCTCTCCCGAGCTCGCTTCGGATCTGGCCGATCTCCGTGAATATTACTATCATATTCCTTACATGCGTGATGAGATGCCCAATCCACATCGTTGGCGCGGTTCGCGTGGCGAGCACTTGATTCAGCATATGACTCAGGAGCTTTTGAAGAAGTATGGTAAGTCGATTGAGAAGGGGGATGATATTTCAGATTTGGGTCAATTTCCTGAGATCATGCGTCAGGCTAAGGCGCCCTTGGTGGAGACCGCCGAGTTTTTCCCTGGCCTGTGGCAGCAGACCAAAGCGCTCGAAGCCCGTATCCCACAGGATCGTAAAGACTTCTACCAAGCACATTTCATTTATCAAGTTGCGGTTCATCAATACTCCTGCCTGATGTTGGGCGATGTCGTGGAGGCTTTTGAACAGTATCTGGTAGATGGTGATCCGAAGGCATTTGCCCATAACTTAAAGCCTGCGCTGGCTGAGTTGGAGAAGGTAATTGCAGAGGCCCATAAAGCTGAATACGGCAAGTGGGATACGATGTTCATGCACGTCCGCTTGATGGACATATGGCGCACTCGTTTACTCATCAAGCAAGTGATTGCTCGCATCGAAGGCACACAATATACGGATGGCTATCGCGGATACTTGAGAGGATCCTTCTGGGGTTCTGCGCAGAGCTATATGGATCAGGCTGAAGGCACGTATCCATATTTCTACAAGCACACTGGTCCTGGACTGGATGTCTTAGAGAGCGGTGAGCCCTTGCCAAAAATTAGCCTGAAAGAAGCCTACAAAGACAAAGTGCTGTCGGCGGGTGGCCCGGTCGAGAAGACGGAGTTCGCCTCCGAGGGACTCTATTCGGTGCTTCCTTATGGCTTTAATAATGGCGTAGAGATCTGGACAGACCGCCCATACAAGGTGAGTGGAGTGCCGGATGCGCTGAAGGGCGCGACCTTAATTCAGGTGCCTATGGAGGATCGAGCTAGTCAGGCCTCGAATCTCATGCAGATTACGCTCAACAAAGATTGCAACGTGTATGTCGGCCTGAAGGATGAGATGCGCATTCCACCGGAATGGTTGTCAGGTTGGACAAATACGGGCAAGCGTGTGGATGCCAGTAACGCCTTAGTGCTTTATAAGAAATCTTACAAGGCAGGGGAAACTGTCGTGCTTGGATCGATCGTCGGTAGCGGAGTATCTGCGATGTATACCGTGATCATTCAGGAATAGTAGCTTTTGTATGAATCAGGCGTCTCTACTTTTATTGCGGGCTTCTTGTCGCATCAGTGCGGCAGGAAGCGGCTCGCAGGTCGAAGGTAAGCCAAGGCGTAGGCTTGAGCGGTTGCGACATTTCTCCTGTGAAATCTGAATGAGGCTAGGCTGACCGAATGCAATACCCCCACGGATCCCGATGGCTTTTAGTCGCACTGCTTTGCGTGGGAGTCGTCGTGGTTCTATGTCGAGAGCTCTTCATTCCGGAGTCCTCTTCAGAGGCACGTGTGGATGAGGCTATTACGTAGGATCCTTTGGTTGGAGCGTCGATTCGAATCAGCTTCTCGTTTCTGATGTCACGATACAGTCACCTGAAGCGTTGAGCGCAGAAACACACTCGCAGCATAATTCAGCAGAATTGATTCGTTATGCGGGCAGTATACCCGTAGTCGAACTCCCGGCTCATCTGAATCTCACAGGTAGCGTGTCGCCGGGAGTATCGATTGGCACAGCTGTGGATGGTGTGGAGCCGATCACCATTACGATTGATCATTCATCGCCAGTCTATGAGTCCTTTTTCTGGAGGCTTAAGGCCGAATGAAATGAGTAGGCATGGCAAAGTGATCTAGCTTGGAACCCTAGTCGGCGTATATACGCGACCTCCGCTATCGCGAAAACACGCGATACAAAATGCATTGATTGCATGGCCTAAACTTACGACTATCAAGACTCAGCCTCATAGTTCTATAGCTATTTGATTGTTTGGATAAGTTGATGACTGGCCCCAGTTTCTTATCCCTTATTCGACCTACCCCCACATGAATTTACCTCATAAATATGCTCTGAAGCGCTGCAGCTGTCAGCAAGGTTTTGCGCTGGTCATTGCTTTGAGCTTAATGGCATTCGTGCTACTCCTATTACTCTCAATTACAACGCTCGTTCAGGTGGAGAGTCGCAGCGCGGCTTCACATATGGATCAATTGGAGGCGGAGCAGGCTGCGCTGCTTGCGTTGAACGTTGCGTTTGGACATCTGCAGGAAGCCGCGGGCGCAGATCAACGGATTACGGCGACGGCTGATGTCCTATCATCTGCCGCCAGTAGTGTCGGATTCGAGGCTGCCGATGGAAATCAGCAATGGGTTGGGGTTTGGAATAATTCTACTACGGATCATCAGGTTCCAACTGCATCACGTGATGAACCATCAGGATCCAATCCAGATGGTTTTCTAGGCTGGCTTATTTCGGGTGATATCATCGGCGTTAGTGATCAGCTTGATTTAGTCGCGACAGCCCTAACGACTGATCAAAGCATTGTTGTGTTTGATTCGGATGATGCAGACGAAAGCGTGCGTGTCCCCTTAGTGGAAACTGATTCGAATACGGCCTATGCTTATTGGGTAGAGGATGAAGGGGTGAAAGCCTCGATCCAGCAATTGGAGGTCGCATCAAGTAGTTCGGCATTGAATGAGCCGTATTCGAATCCGCTCGTCTTTGGATTGAGCCAAGGAGCCGATTTCGGGCAAATGGGCGGAGGCATGGCATCGGCGATTGATTATCCTATTGCTCTCGGCGCCAATGAAGCGTTGCTGGATAACATGGCGAAGGTTCTAAGTGAAGAGGAACTAGCGTTGACCGCCTCTGAAGATGATGAGTGGGTCGAAGATAATCGGCATGGTTTTACCATTCACTCTCAGAGCCTCTTGACGGATGCCCGCAATGGCGGTTTTAAGCAAGATCTATCGCTAGCGTTCGAGATGGATGATGATCGAAAAGGTCCTAATAGCCTCCCATTTTTTAATGATTCCGAAGACTTTGTCGGTGATGGCAGTTCACGAGATTTGGCGAAGCCGGAGACGCTTACGGGCGCACTAGCGAAAGCGCCCGGGCAGGATTTCTTTAGCCGTTATGTATTTACATATTTTCCTGAGGGTGTTTCCAGCAATACCAATGTCCGTGGCCCCACATGGTATTTACTCCGGGATTATTACAACCTGTATAAGCGATTAAATAGTAGCTCTAGTAGCCTTACGCTAGATGCGCAGCCTTACTACCCGAATAACCCAGAAAGAACTAGCGGGACATATGAATTCCTTGAAGCACGTTTTGCAAAGGATAAAGATCCTTACATCCATGAATTTCGTGAATCGAACGGCTACCATCATTTTCAATTGAGTCGTGGTAATTACACGCCAGTTATGCTCGGGTATAGATTGATATTCTCGATCGCATCCTACGATTATGATGCAGCTACAGACACGGCAAAAATTGCCTTTGCTTACGACCCGATTTATTATTTATGGAATCCATACGATAAAAGTATTCGTTTCGAGAATTATAAGGTTCAATATTTTGAGGACATTCCGGTTGTTGTTGAATTTGAAATCACTGATCAGGGAGGGACGCGAAAGATCGAAGAGGTTGAGGTATCGACATATTTGCGAGAGAATGGATGGAGTGGGACTGGCGATGACTTATATTCCTTCCTTTTAGACCCGTCTGGGGAGGTTGTGTTGGCCCCGGGGGAGGTTCGAATGTTTTCAGCTGTGAATTCGCAGGGTGATTGTTATCCAGGTGTCTCTAATATCACTGCGATGAGCGGTAATATTTTGAGGATCCACCCGACTGCAGGAGAAATTTTGGTAGATGGATTCAATGACGCTACGATTAAGGTGGATTTGGGAATGCATAACAAATCAGCTAGCGTTGATGACTTTAAGAATGGTCGTTTTCAAACCACTTCGTATCTGGTGGATAACGATGATCTTGCAGATGCCCGCACACGCAGCCGAACCTCGACTCATCCGAAAACGCAGTTTCTTTCGATTCAAGCGAACTCTCCGAAGGGAGCTGGTGAGAAAGTTGATACGGTTGAACTAACAGTAACTGGTAGCAATTTATCAGATCGAAAGTCATGGCTGGGTTATGTGGATTATATGCAAAAGCCGGCGAATGTAGATAGTGCGGGTGAGCCGACTGAGATTGTGGCGGCTTTTAACCCGATTTCTATTACTGCGCTTGGCGATATCCGAGTATTCCCACAACGTAATCGCTTCCTTCACCTGATTTCGGAGACATCATTGAATAGCATACTGCCTGAGGAATTTAATGGTGCGGCTTACTGGGGGTATGAGTATAGTTCAGCGGGTAGTAACTACATTCCAGGCTTTTCGATTCCTTCAGAGCCCTTGACGTCACTGCCGCAGTTGAGGCATGGGATGTTGACGCCTTATACTTTTGAGAATCCTCGCGCGGTTGGTAATTCTTATGCGAACCCGCGCTTGCTTCAAGATCAGCTTTTTGGCCCGATACTAGGGCCTAATTCAACTAATGGCGACCGCTATGATTCAACCTGGCTTCTTAATGATGCTCTTTGGGATGGGTATTTCTTCTCCGGTATCGCACCGAAGTATAGTTATAGCTCTGGCAAGTATAGCTCAGGGGGAGATGACCTTGAGAAAGCAATCACTCGCTTCTTCGATGCAGACTCGGATCGCTATGGGAATGCCAACCTCTTGCCGAATATACCGGAAGGGGAAAGTGCCTCAAGTCTAGCAACTGAGTATTCAGATGGTGATGGCTATAAGGAGATTGGAGCTTCCATGGTGATGCGGGGCGGCTTTAATATTAATTCGACTTCGGTTGCGGCATGGGCTGCAATTCTAAGCGGAAATCGTGATCTCCCGATGGATTATTTCGCAGCAGATACTCTATCTGACGGAACGGATGACGCGGACGGTGTGCCATTCCCAAAGACGCAGCTGCCCAATGCAGATTCGACCGATCCATGGAGCGGATTTGCCCGATTGAACCCCGACTTGATTTGGAATGATGCCGGCACTCCAGATGACGAGTCCGACGATACCGGCCTTGCTGTTGAGATCGTGAACCAGATTCAAGAGCGCGGCCCCTTCATGAGTTTAAGTGATTTTGTGAACCGGCGACTCGATACTGGGGAATCAGGTAAGATGGGGGCCTTGCAGGCAGCAATCAAGGCCGCAGGCATCAATGCGGACGTTGAAAGCAATCAGGGTGTGCCCGCAGACTATTCGACATACTATCACAATCCAGATGGTGGGGCGGGTGTTACCTCCGGTGGTATTAATGGATTCATTGAGCAAGCAGACATTCTTCAGGTCATTGCTCCGAAGATTGTGCCAAGGTCGGACACCTTCCGCATCCGGTCTTATGGTGAAAGTCGTAGTGTAGATGGTTCGGTAGTTGGAAAAGCAACTTGTGAAGTTGTCGTTCAGCGCGTGGCTGAGTATGTAGATCAGGACGATGATCTGATGACACTTCCGGATGACCTTAATGCCCCGAATAGTCGATACGGGCGTCGATTCAAGATTGTCAGTTTCAAGTGGCTCTAATCGGATATTATAGAATTATTTACCTCCCCATTTATATCAATGCGTTATTTATCTCTTTTTGCCGTTCTTTTCTTCTCTTTCTCAGGTGCTTTCGCCCAGTCCGTCGAGAATGAAATTCGAGTTGTTTTTACTGCCTATGATTGGGCAAAAAAGGGGGTGGGCGATGTCTACTATCGAAGCGGAGGTGAGTATGAACTCATTGAAATGCGAAACCTCAGTCGCACCAAGCCGTATATTTACAATGGGGCAAAACTATTTCAGTTATTTAAGAAAATACCAGTCGCAGAAGGGGTTCCTGCTGAATTCAAATTTCAAGTTTGTGCTGAAACCGTGATCAAACAGAATGGTGGGCGTGTTATGGTTGTGATTTCTCCAGAGACTTCAGAGGAGAGTGCCTTCGATTACCGTATCTATACATTGGAAGATTCGTTGGACGGTTTTCCGAAGAACTCATTTCGCCTTGTGAGCTTTTCCCAAAAGACCTTGTATTTTCAGATTGAGGATCGTAAACCACAGAAGATCGAGCCTGGAAAGCGTATCACGATTAAGCCAGAAAAATCAGGAGAAGGGTATATGTCAGCAGTATTTAGGAGTGAGTCGGGAGAGCTACTTTATAGTAAAAAGTGGTATACTGAACCAGGTGTTCGTGATTTGGT
The window above is part of the Lentimonas sp. CC4 genome. Proteins encoded here:
- a CDS encoding glycosyl hydrolase 115 family protein codes for the protein MKSTLLAVLFVFATTLLASHTQASITINGDTPWLVMEGDFEQPPIQEAIRDAERDWYKVFGLPPVIFRNSIPSHWQGPVLIVGSVENTKKLVDIQVPEGPEQHAVRLADTGKNPVIAAIGHDTRGTIYAIYTFCEEVLGIDPMYVFTDNVPERLTETTFTEADEYVSKTPTFENRGWFINDEELHDGMHRDPLNGNVISMEWMDKILESLLRTKGNMIAPESAPYSDATVYELCKRRDVIITFHHILPVGLNMMDWPEDVPFSYINHKDILEDAWRKSALALADKKVAWIVGFRGESDGAFWHSDPAAPESDEERAAVISEAMHKQVEIIREIDPNATIVAALWNELGRFYNAGILEVPVGLTKMFADDGRGYMRDKGDGSDLDPGDGLYYHVMMQMNTQNRTTEAVPPSRIYKELRRYVERGATKYAIINVSGIRPAVMSVEAINDFMWDAEPFLEQSPEAAQREYLEDWYAQTFSPELASDLADLREYYYHIPYMRDEMPNPHRWRGSRGEHLIQHMTQELLKKYGKSIEKGDDISDLGQFPEIMRQAKAPLVETAEFFPGLWQQTKALEARIPQDRKDFYQAHFIYQVAVHQYSCLMLGDVVEAFEQYLVDGDPKAFAHNLKPALAELEKVIAEAHKAEYGKWDTMFMHVRLMDIWRTRLLIKQVIARIEGTQYTDGYRGYLRGSFWGSAQSYMDQAEGTYPYFYKHTGPGLDVLESGEPLPKISLKEAYKDKVLSAGGPVEKTEFASEGLYSVLPYGFNNGVEIWTDRPYKVSGVPDALKGATLIQVPMEDRASQASNLMQITLNKDCNVYVGLKDEMRIPPEWLSGWTNTGKRVDASNALVLYKKSYKAGETVVLGSIVGSGVSAMYTVIIQE